The following are encoded together in the Janthinobacterium sp. Marseille genome:
- a CDS encoding cytochrome c1, with the protein MTLLKKLIASLVLLPGLVLASESDFPLDHAPDRTKDLAALQNGARLFVNYCLSCHAASSLRYNKLQDLGLTEEQIKNNLLFTSDKVGGMMTIAMAPKDAKNWFGAVPPDLSVIARAKASGAGTGADWLYTYLRSYYKDDTRATGWNNMVFPNVGMPHVLWELQGIRDAKFVNEKDPHDPNKVVHKFAGFEQVTPGLLTPLEYDKAVADLVSFMTWMAEPAQNTRKRLGVWVLMFLGVFIVITWRLNASYWKDIK; encoded by the coding sequence ATGACATTGCTGAAAAAACTGATTGCGTCTCTGGTACTCCTGCCAGGCCTGGTGCTGGCTTCGGAAAGCGATTTCCCGCTGGACCATGCTCCTGACCGTACCAAGGACCTCGCAGCACTGCAAAACGGTGCACGCCTGTTCGTGAACTATTGCCTGAGCTGCCATGCTGCTTCATCGCTGCGCTACAACAAGCTGCAAGACCTCGGCCTGACCGAAGAACAGATCAAAAACAATCTGCTCTTCACGTCGGACAAGGTCGGCGGCATGATGACCATCGCGATGGCACCGAAAGATGCGAAAAACTGGTTCGGCGCAGTACCGCCTGACCTGTCCGTCATCGCCCGTGCCAAAGCTTCCGGTGCAGGCACCGGTGCCGACTGGTTGTATACTTACCTGCGTTCCTATTACAAGGACGACACCCGGGCGACAGGCTGGAACAATATGGTCTTCCCTAACGTCGGTATGCCGCATGTGTTGTGGGAGTTGCAAGGCATACGCGATGCGAAGTTTGTAAATGAAAAAGATCCGCATGACCCGAACAAGGTCGTGCACAAGTTTGCCGGCTTTGAACAAGTTACTCCTGGTCTTCTGACCCCATTGGAGTACGACAAGGCTGTTGCCGATTTGGTGTCGTTCATGACCTGGATGGCCGAACCGGCGCAAAATACCCGTAAACGCCTTGGCGTTTGGGTATTGATGTTCCTGGGTGTATTCATTGTGATCACCTGGCGCTTGAATGCTTCCTATTGGAAAGACATCAAGTAA
- a CDS encoding cytochrome bc complex cytochrome b subunit produces MMAFHEKQLPADAPIADKALNWVDARFPLSSTWKAHLSEYYAPKNFNFLYVFGSLALLVLVIQIVTGIFLVMHYKPDANLAFASVEYIMRDVPWGWLVRYMHSTGASAFFVVVYIHMLRGLLYGSYRKPRELVWLFGVAIFLCLMAEAFFGYLLPWGQMSYWGAQVIVNLFGAIPFIGPDLSLWIRGDYVVSDATLNRFFAFHVIAIPLVLIGLVVAHIVALHEVGSSNPDGVEIKEKVDEKGVPLDGIPFHPYYSVHDIFIVTIFLFVFTAVVFFAPEMGGYFLEYNNFIPADPLKTPPHIAPVWYFTPFYSILRATTSDFMIWLAAGVAAYVALIILKTRLASKFKIAAAVIGLAAIAGMFIFDAKFWGVVLMGVSVMIMFGLPWLDVSPVKSIRYRPSWHKYVYIVFGIAFVVLGYLGVQPPTAIGTAIAQVGTFVYFGFFLLMPWWSAMGTFKPVPDRVVFHPH; encoded by the coding sequence ATCATGGCATTCCACGAAAAGCAGCTCCCTGCCGATGCACCTATCGCTGACAAGGCACTGAACTGGGTCGATGCCCGTTTCCCGCTGTCATCGACCTGGAAGGCCCACCTCTCCGAATACTACGCTCCAAAGAATTTCAACTTCCTCTACGTTTTTGGCTCGCTCGCACTGCTGGTGCTGGTGATCCAGATCGTGACCGGTATTTTCCTCGTCATGCATTACAAACCGGACGCAAACCTGGCGTTTGCTTCGGTGGAATACATCATGCGCGATGTTCCTTGGGGCTGGCTGGTGCGTTATATGCATTCGACCGGCGCTTCGGCCTTCTTCGTCGTGGTCTATATCCATATGCTGCGTGGCCTGCTGTACGGTTCGTATCGCAAACCGCGTGAACTGGTCTGGTTGTTCGGCGTTGCGATTTTCCTGTGCCTGATGGCGGAAGCCTTCTTTGGTTACCTGCTGCCATGGGGTCAGATGTCGTACTGGGGTGCACAAGTTATCGTGAACCTGTTCGGCGCGATTCCATTCATCGGCCCTGACCTGTCATTGTGGATCCGTGGCGATTACGTGGTGTCCGACGCTACCCTGAACCGCTTCTTTGCTTTCCACGTGATCGCAATCCCGCTGGTCCTGATCGGTCTGGTGGTTGCGCATATCGTCGCGCTGCACGAAGTAGGTTCGAGCAACCCGGACGGCGTTGAAATCAAGGAAAAAGTTGATGAAAAAGGTGTTCCGCTGGACGGCATCCCTTTCCATCCTTACTACTCGGTACACGATATTTTCATCGTGACGATCTTCCTGTTCGTGTTCACCGCAGTGGTGTTCTTCGCGCCGGAAATGGGTGGTTATTTCCTCGAGTACAACAACTTCATCCCGGCTGATCCGCTGAAGACGCCGCCGCATATTGCTCCGGTCTGGTACTTCACGCCGTTCTATTCGATCCTGCGTGCTACCACTTCAGACTTCATGATCTGGCTGGCGGCAGGTGTCGCGGCATATGTTGCGCTGATCATCCTCAAGACCCGCCTGGCCAGCAAGTTCAAGATCGCTGCCGCTGTAATTGGCCTGGCTGCAATCGCCGGCATGTTCATCTTCGATGCAAAATTCTGGGGTGTCGTGCTGATGGGCGTGTCCGTCATGATCATGTTTGGCCTGCCATGGCTGGACGTATCGCCGGTCAAGTCGATTCGTTATCGTCCTAGCTGGCACAAATACGTGTACATCGTATTTGGTATTGCTTTTGTCGTTCTCGGTTATCTGGGTGTGCAGCCGCCGACCGCAATCGGTACTGCAATCGCACAGGTCGGTACCTTCGTCTACTTCGGCTTCTTCCTCCTGATGCCTTGGTGGAGCGCCATGGGTACCTTCAAGCCTGTACCGGATCGTGTTGTTTTCCATCCGCACTAA
- the petA gene encoding ubiquinol-cytochrome c reductase iron-sulfur subunit, giving the protein MSNEKQVDSGRRGLLVATCAAGGVAGLATTGVLVSTFQPSERAKAAGAPVEVDISSLAPGEMKTVEWRGNPVWILKRTPEQVAALGKTDNELADPESARTQFSTTPEYALNEWRSRQKDLLVVVGICPHLGCSPTAKFQTGAQPSLPDDWHGGFLCPCHGSTFDLAGRVYKNKPSPDNLQVPPYMFEGDTKLVIGKDEKGEA; this is encoded by the coding sequence ATGAGTAACGAAAAGCAGGTCGATTCCGGTCGGCGAGGCTTGCTCGTCGCCACATGTGCGGCGGGTGGCGTAGCTGGCTTAGCCACAACTGGAGTATTAGTCTCTACGTTTCAGCCATCGGAGCGCGCAAAAGCCGCTGGTGCGCCTGTTGAAGTCGATATTTCTAGCCTCGCTCCCGGCGAGATGAAGACCGTCGAATGGCGCGGTAATCCCGTCTGGATCCTCAAACGTACACCCGAACAGGTGGCCGCTTTGGGTAAAACAGACAATGAACTGGCCGATCCTGAGTCAGCGCGTACGCAATTCTCCACCACCCCGGAATACGCCTTGAATGAATGGCGTTCACGACAAAAAGACCTGTTGGTCGTGGTTGGTATCTGTCCTCACCTGGGTTGCTCGCCGACCGCCAAGTTCCAGACCGGTGCACAGCCATCGCTGCCGGACGACTGGCACGGCGGCTTCCTGTGCCCATGCCACGGTTCGACCTTCGATCTGGCCGGCCGCGTTTATAAAAATAAACCTTCGCCAGACAATCTGCAGGTTCCGCCGTATATGTTTGAAGGCGACACCAAACTGGTCATCGGTAAAGATGAGAAAGGCGAGGCGTAA
- the mscL gene encoding large conductance mechanosensitive channel protein MscL has translation MGMMQEFKEFAVKGNVVDLAVAVIVGAAFGKIVDSLVQDVIMPVVGKIFGGLDFSNYYIALNNQDPNLTLVEAKKLGAVLAYGNFITIALNFIILAFIIFQMVRLLNKLKRTEPPAPEEPAAVPEDIALLREIRDSLKK, from the coding sequence ATGGGCATGATGCAGGAATTCAAGGAATTTGCGGTCAAGGGAAATGTGGTCGATTTGGCCGTCGCAGTCATTGTTGGCGCGGCATTCGGCAAGATCGTCGATTCGCTGGTGCAGGATGTCATCATGCCGGTGGTAGGCAAGATTTTCGGCGGGCTGGACTTCAGCAATTACTATATTGCGCTCAATAATCAGGACCCCAACCTGACCCTGGTCGAGGCAAAAAAACTGGGCGCAGTCCTCGCCTACGGCAATTTCATCACAATTGCGCTTAATTTCATCATTCTTGCCTTCATCATTTTCCAAATGGTCCGTTTGCTGAACAAGTTGAAAAGAACCGAACCACCGGCCCCGGAAGAACCGGCAGCCGTTCCGGAAGACATCGCCCTTTTGCGTGAAATCCGCGATTCACTGAAGAAATAA
- a CDS encoding response regulator transcription factor, translated as MSRAIMLYGNLRLWYNYKYWQKIQARFCSRVGHGEEYGSMQLPVADGPITVLVVEDDALTRRTLSLAIEKEPSLKLLDALSDVKSALSWLEQQTVELLLVDLDLPDGSGIDIIRYCAHRHPACNIMVITTSSDQDNVLDSIEAGASGYVLKDADRLDIVRALLDLHAGGSPISPTIARKVLGRVRDGKKAPDAVSDASGAETEQVALTKRESTILDLIARGDSYGEVARQLSLSVGTIQTHIKNIYDKLSVHSRGEAVYEANRRGLLQMDQLKSKR; from the coding sequence ATGTCTCGCGCAATCATGCTGTATGGCAATTTGCGACTATGGTATAACTACAAATATTGGCAAAAAATACAGGCGCGTTTTTGTTCGCGTGTCGGGCACGGAGAGGAGTACGGATCAATGCAGTTACCGGTAGCCGATGGGCCGATTACAGTCTTAGTCGTTGAGGATGATGCGCTGACGCGCCGCACCTTGAGTCTTGCAATCGAGAAAGAGCCATCGCTGAAATTGCTCGATGCGCTCAGCGATGTGAAATCCGCACTGAGTTGGCTGGAACAGCAAACGGTTGAACTCTTGCTGGTCGACCTGGACTTGCCGGACGGTTCGGGTATAGACATCATCCGTTACTGCGCGCATCGCCATCCTGCCTGCAACATCATGGTCATCACTACTTCCAGCGATCAGGACAATGTGCTCGACAGCATAGAAGCCGGTGCGTCCGGTTATGTGTTGAAAGATGCGGATCGCCTCGATATCGTGCGTGCCTTGCTGGATTTGCATGCGGGTGGTTCGCCCATCAGTCCGACCATAGCGCGCAAGGTGCTGGGACGAGTGCGTGACGGCAAGAAGGCGCCGGACGCGGTGAGTGATGCAAGCGGTGCCGAGACTGAGCAGGTCGCATTGACCAAACGTGAATCCACCATCCTGGATTTGATTGCGCGCGGCGACAGTTATGGTGAAGTGGCGCGGCAGTTATCGCTGTCGGTCGGCACGATACAAACACACATCAAAAATATCTACGATAAATTATCCGTGCATTCGCGCGGTGAAGCCGTGTATGAAGCGAATCGCCGTGGTTTATTGCAGATGGATCAATTGAAGTCGAAGCGTTAG
- a CDS encoding Nif3-like dinuclear metal center hexameric protein translates to MGQGTIDRDELAKYLARTLDITRFRDFCPNGLQVEGRTEIKTLVSGVTASMALLEAALEKGADAILVHHGYFWRGEDMRVIGQKHQRLKTLLTHDVNLFAYHLPLDMHAEFGNNAQLAARLGLQGESRFAEDDLGWLGRSTNPAVTTVGELAQEIEKSLQRKPLLIGDPAQKLGAIGWCTGAAQGFLGDAIAAGAQVYLSGEISEPTVHLARESGVAYLACGHHATERYGVQALGEHIARSFGLQHYFIDIDNPV, encoded by the coding sequence ATGGGTCAGGGAACGATAGATAGGGATGAACTTGCCAAATATCTAGCGAGAACGCTTGATATTACCCGTTTTCGTGATTTTTGCCCAAACGGCTTGCAAGTCGAAGGGCGTACAGAAATCAAAACATTGGTCAGCGGGGTGACCGCCAGCATGGCATTGCTGGAAGCCGCATTGGAAAAAGGTGCGGATGCCATCCTCGTGCATCACGGTTATTTTTGGCGTGGTGAAGACATGCGCGTGATCGGGCAAAAGCATCAACGCCTGAAAACACTGCTGACACATGACGTGAATTTATTTGCCTATCATCTGCCGCTGGACATGCATGCCGAGTTTGGCAATAACGCGCAACTGGCTGCGCGCCTGGGGCTGCAAGGCGAATCACGTTTTGCTGAAGATGATTTGGGTTGGTTGGGCAGGAGTACGAATCCTGCTGTGACCACAGTCGGCGAACTGGCGCAGGAAATAGAAAAAAGTTTGCAGCGCAAGCCTTTGCTGATCGGTGATCCGGCGCAGAAGTTGGGTGCGATAGGCTGGTGTACCGGTGCGGCACAAGGTTTCCTTGGCGATGCGATAGCTGCCGGCGCGCAAGTTTATTTGAGCGGTGAAATATCCGAACCTACCGTGCACCTGGCGCGCGAAAGTGGTGTCGCTTATCTTGCTTGTGGTCATCATGCAACTGAGCGCTACGGCGTGCAGGCTTTGGGTGAACATATCGCGCGCAGCTTTGGTCTGCAGCACTATTTCATCGACATCGATAATCCCGTTTAA
- a CDS encoding Do family serine endopeptidase, with the protein MRRLWLLFAQTVTVGLAILFIVTTLKPEWASGVLGGAQKVRSSTSVSMLEAPPNTAPTEGSFRDAAKLAMPSVVNIFTSKTPSPSQNPFMDDPFFRKFFGDRFDEQQEKQVSLGSGVIVSAEGYILTNNHVVEAADEIEVALTDGRKAIAKVVGSDPETDLAVIKINLDNLPAITLGRVEEARVGDVVLAIGNPFGVGQTVTMGIISALGRNHLGILDAFENFIQTDAAINPGNSGGALIDANGNLLGINTAIYSRSGGSLGIGFAIPVTTVKSVMDAIIKNGHVVRGYIGVEPQDITPELAESFGLKKSTGAIIAGVLKGGPADKAGMQPGDILVSVEGKAVTDMADMLNQIAQLSPGTKAKVVVLRRNQENTLNITVGMRPKAPARAEE; encoded by the coding sequence ATGCGACGTCTTTGGCTGTTGTTTGCGCAAACCGTAACTGTCGGTTTAGCAATTTTATTCATTGTAACGACCTTGAAGCCCGAATGGGCGAGCGGCGTACTCGGCGGCGCGCAAAAGGTGCGCAGTTCAACTTCGGTTTCGATGCTGGAAGCGCCACCGAATACGGCGCCGACCGAAGGTTCCTTCCGTGATGCGGCCAAACTGGCAATGCCGTCGGTGGTGAATATCTTCACCAGCAAAACGCCGTCGCCATCGCAAAACCCTTTCATGGATGATCCCTTCTTCCGCAAGTTCTTTGGCGATCGCTTCGATGAACAACAGGAAAAACAAGTCAGCCTCGGTTCCGGCGTCATCGTCAGTGCAGAGGGTTATATCCTGACGAACAATCACGTAGTCGAAGCGGCGGATGAAATTGAAGTCGCGCTGACAGACGGCCGCAAGGCAATTGCAAAAGTCGTCGGCTCCGATCCGGAGACCGACCTCGCCGTCATCAAAATCAATCTGGATAACCTGCCGGCGATTACGCTGGGCCGGGTGGAAGAAGCGCGCGTCGGCGACGTCGTGCTGGCGATCGGCAATCCTTTCGGCGTCGGCCAGACCGTCACCATGGGCATCATCTCGGCGCTCGGACGCAACCATCTCGGCATCCTCGATGCATTTGAAAATTTCATCCAGACCGATGCAGCGATCAATCCGGGCAATTCCGGCGGCGCACTGATCGATGCCAACGGCAATCTGCTCGGCATCAACACTGCGATCTACTCGCGTAGCGGCGGCTCGCTGGGCATCGGCTTCGCGATCCCGGTGACAACCGTCAAATCGGTGATGGATGCCATTATCAAGAATGGCCATGTGGTACGTGGCTACATCGGCGTCGAACCGCAAGACATCACACCTGAACTGGCCGAGAGCTTCGGCTTGAAGAAAAGCACAGGTGCGATCATTGCCGGTGTATTGAAAGGCGGCCCGGCAGATAAAGCCGGCATGCAGCCTGGCGACATCCTGGTTTCGGTAGAAGGCAAGGCAGTCACCGATATGGCCGACATGCTGAACCAGATTGCACAGCTGTCTCCCGGCACCAAAGCCAAGGTGGTGGTACTGCGACGCAATCAGGAAAACACTTTGAACATCACAGTCGGCATGCGCCCGAAAGCACCGGCGCGTGCCGAGGAATAA
- a CDS encoding DUF2461 domain-containing protein, with translation MHIRDLTQFLAELSENNNRAWFVMNKPRYDILRAEFLELVTALIADISKFDPAVAGCNPKKALFRINRDMRFSKEKIPYKTHFSAAINANGLKKPSQGGGPTYYFHINETGTLLVAAGEWMPPSERLRAIRQHVIDDAAGFSKLLKSKKLKETYGDLQQEGKLTRPPKGFDADVPHLEYIKLKSFIVWREVEVRKVPDLGKTLASDFKDAYPLVTWMRQA, from the coding sequence ATGCACATACGCGATCTCACCCAATTTTTAGCTGAGCTGTCCGAGAACAATAATCGTGCATGGTTCGTCATGAACAAGCCGCGCTACGATATCCTGCGCGCGGAATTCCTCGAACTGGTGACGGCATTGATCGCGGACATCAGCAAATTCGATCCTGCGGTTGCCGGCTGCAATCCCAAGAAAGCGTTGTTCCGCATCAATCGCGACATGCGCTTTTCGAAGGAAAAGATCCCGTACAAAACGCATTTTTCCGCAGCCATCAATGCGAACGGCTTGAAGAAACCAAGCCAGGGTGGTGGCCCGACCTACTACTTCCATATCAATGAAACCGGCACCCTGCTGGTTGCCGCCGGTGAGTGGATGCCGCCATCCGAACGCCTGCGCGCGATCCGCCAGCACGTAATCGACGATGCAGCGGGATTTTCCAAGCTGTTGAAAAGCAAGAAGCTGAAAGAGACTTACGGCGATTTGCAGCAGGAAGGGAAATTGACACGACCACCGAAAGGCTTCGATGCCGACGTACCGCATCTGGAATACATCAAGTTGAAGAGCTTTATCGTGTGGCGTGAGGTCGAGGTCAGGAAAGTCCCCGACCTCGGGAAAACATTGGCATCAGACTTCAAGGATGCTTATCCACTGGTCACCTGGATGCGCCAGGCCTGA
- the tatC gene encoding twin-arginine translocase subunit TatC: MNEEKNMTGNEDSFISHLIELRSRLMKASIVVIVIFLCLMPWAGDIYDVLARPMMLALPEGSKMIATGVITPFLIPVKVTMLVAFLISLPWVLYQLWAFIAPGLYTHEKKLIAPLVVSSSALFVIGVAFCYFFVFGVIFHFINNFAPKSISVAPDIDSYFGFVMTMFIAFGLTFEVPVIVIVLVRMGLVSVEKLKQIRPYVIVGAFVIAAIVTPPDVMSQLLLAVPLCLLYEVGLLLAPLFVKITQAPKESESI; encoded by the coding sequence ATGAATGAAGAAAAGAACATGACTGGTAACGAAGACTCATTCATTTCGCATTTGATTGAACTGCGTAGCAGGCTGATGAAAGCCTCTATCGTGGTGATCGTGATCTTTCTGTGCCTGATGCCGTGGGCCGGCGATATTTACGATGTACTGGCACGTCCTATGATGCTGGCGCTGCCGGAAGGCAGCAAAATGATCGCGACCGGCGTCATCACGCCTTTCCTGATTCCGGTGAAGGTGACGATGCTGGTAGCTTTCCTGATCTCGCTGCCGTGGGTCTTGTACCAGCTGTGGGCGTTTATCGCGCCTGGCTTGTATACGCATGAAAAGAAGCTGATTGCACCGCTGGTGGTGTCATCATCGGCTTTGTTTGTGATCGGCGTTGCCTTCTGTTACTTCTTCGTGTTTGGCGTGATTTTCCACTTCATCAATAACTTTGCGCCGAAGTCGATTTCAGTGGCGCCGGATATCGATAGTTATTTCGGCTTCGTCATGACGATGTTTATCGCCTTCGGCCTGACCTTTGAAGTACCGGTCATTGTGATCGTGCTGGTGCGCATGGGTTTGGTGTCAGTCGAAAAACTGAAGCAGATACGCCCGTATGTGATTGTCGGTGCCTTCGTGATTGCCGCCATCGTCACACCACCGGACGTGATGAGCCAGCTCCTGCTGGCGGTGCCTTTATGCCTGCTGTATGAGGTCGGCCTGTTGCTGGCGCCTCTGTTCGTGAAGATCACACAGGCACCAAAAGAATCCGAATCGATTTAA
- the tatB gene encoding Sec-independent protein translocase protein TatB — protein sequence MIDIAFSKLAIIGVAALVFIGPEKLPKVARMAGTLFGRAQRYINDVKSEVSREMELDELRKMHQDVQSAASDVQRSISEGVSQAESSLNSAWDDSSADMELNPLMEPPTYDEAAAKSKNFRKKKLAHTSAIPSWYKRQSGQKSRVISGAARMAKHTPANARKSSPFFH from the coding sequence ATGATCGATATCGCCTTCTCCAAGCTCGCGATCATTGGTGTTGCGGCACTGGTTTTCATCGGACCGGAAAAACTGCCGAAAGTGGCGCGTATGGCCGGTACTTTATTCGGCCGTGCGCAACGCTACATCAATGATGTCAAATCCGAAGTGAGTCGCGAGATGGAGCTCGACGAGCTGCGCAAGATGCACCAGGACGTGCAGTCGGCAGCGAGTGATGTCCAGCGTTCGATTTCGGAAGGTGTCTCGCAAGCCGAGAGTTCCCTGAATTCAGCCTGGGATGATTCAAGTGCGGATATGGAGCTCAATCCCTTGATGGAGCCACCGACCTACGATGAAGCCGCCGCCAAATCCAAAAATTTCCGTAAAAAGAAATTGGCGCATACCTCGGCCATCCCGTCCTGGTACAAGCGTCAAAGCGGGCAAAAATCGCGTGTCATTTCCGGTGCCGCCCGCATGGCGAAACATACGCCTGCCAACGCCCGTAAATCCTCACCGTTTTTCCATTGA
- the tatA gene encoding Sec-independent protein translocase subunit TatA — translation MGSFSIWHWLIVLVIVMLVFGTKKLGNMGSDVGKAVKGFKDGMKGGEDDKPAAQNAAPSQVADKGTVDVEVKEKSNS, via the coding sequence ATGGGTTCATTTAGCATCTGGCACTGGTTGATTGTACTGGTCATTGTGATGCTGGTATTCGGCACCAAGAAACTTGGCAATATGGGTTCGGACGTCGGTAAAGCCGTCAAGGGTTTTAAAGACGGCATGAAAGGCGGCGAGGACGACAAGCCTGCTGCCCAGAACGCTGCGCCATCGCAGGTTGCCGACAAAGGTACAGTTGACGTTGAAGTGAAAGAGAAGTCGAACAGCTGA
- a CDS encoding histidine triad nucleotide-binding protein, with amino-acid sequence MDNCIFCKIAAKQIPAQIIYEDDDLLAFNDINPAAPVHFLIIPKKHVATLADCTTEDAALLGKISLLAPKLAQEQGVGYRADGNGVGSGGFKTLFNIGPDGGQEVYHLHMHVLGGPRPWRRSLA; translated from the coding sequence TTGGATAATTGTATTTTTTGTAAAATTGCCGCGAAACAAATTCCTGCGCAGATTATTTATGAAGACGACGATCTGCTCGCATTCAACGATATCAATCCCGCTGCACCGGTCCATTTCCTGATCATTCCAAAAAAGCATGTCGCAACATTGGCTGATTGCACGACTGAAGACGCTGCTTTGTTGGGTAAAATATCCTTGCTCGCGCCCAAGCTGGCGCAAGAGCAGGGCGTTGGTTACCGCGCGGATGGCAATGGTGTCGGCAGTGGTGGTTTCAAAACGCTTTTCAATATCGGGCCGGATGGTGGGCAAGAGGTGTACCATCTGCATATGCATGTGCTAGGCGGGCCGCGTCCATGGCGCCGGTCACTGGCTTAA
- a CDS encoding phosphoribosyl-ATP diphosphatase, which produces MSETLKRLSAVIESRKPANGGDPDKSYVARLFSKGDDAILKKIGEEATELVMAAKDARAGADKSKVLYECADLWFHSAVLLAQFDLTPQDVVNELARREGISGIEEKAARKAD; this is translated from the coding sequence ATGAGTGAAACCCTGAAACGCCTGTCGGCCGTGATTGAGTCGCGCAAGCCGGCGAATGGCGGCGATCCTGATAAATCCTATGTGGCACGCCTGTTCAGCAAGGGCGACGACGCGATTTTGAAAAAAATCGGCGAAGAAGCGACCGAGCTGGTGATGGCGGCCAAGGATGCGCGCGCCGGTGCGGACAAGTCCAAGGTCTTGTACGAGTGTGCCGACCTCTGGTTCCATTCCGCAGTCCTGCTGGCGCAATTCGATTTGACGCCGCAGGATGTGGTCAATGAGCTGGCGCGCCGTGAAGGCATTTCCGGAATTGAAGAAAAAGCTGCGCGCAAAGCAGACTAA
- the hisI gene encoding phosphoribosyl-AMP cyclohydrolase: protein MSSNAKWLNKVKWDEHGLVPVIAQEVGTNDVLMFAWMNRDALAKTIETGEAIYWSRSRKKLWHKGEESGHTQKVHEVRLDCDEDVVLLKVEQVGKIACHTGRHSCFFQKFEGGAKDGDWETVEPVLKNPETIYK from the coding sequence ATGAGCAGCAATGCAAAATGGCTGAATAAGGTGAAATGGGATGAACACGGCCTGGTGCCGGTCATCGCCCAGGAAGTCGGTACGAATGACGTGCTGATGTTTGCGTGGATGAATCGTGACGCGCTGGCCAAAACCATAGAAACCGGCGAAGCGATCTACTGGAGCCGTTCGCGCAAAAAACTGTGGCACAAGGGCGAAGAGTCCGGCCATACGCAAAAAGTACATGAAGTACGGCTCGACTGCGATGAAGACGTGGTCTTGCTCAAGGTCGAACAGGTCGGCAAGATTGCCTGCCATACCGGACGCCACTCCTGCTTCTTCCAGAAGTTTGAAGGCGGCGCAAAAGACGGCGACTGGGAAACGGTAGAGCCTGTGCTGAAAAATCCGGAAACGATTTACAAGTAA
- the hisF gene encoding imidazole glycerol phosphate synthase subunit HisF, with translation MTLAKRIIPCLDVTAGRVVKGVNFLELRDAGDPIEIARRYDEQGADEITFLDITATSDGRDLILDIIEAVASQVFIPLTVGGGVRAVDDVRRLLNAGADKVGINSSAISNPQLVFDASQKYGSQCIVVAIDAKKASDGRWEVFTHGGRKATGLDAVEWAKKMQNLGAGEILLTSMDRDGTKIGFDLDLTRSVSDAISIPVIASGGVGGLQDLADGVKVGRADAVLAASIFHYGQHTVQEAKRFMADQGIPMRLV, from the coding sequence ATGACACTGGCAAAACGTATCATCCCTTGCCTCGATGTGACCGCCGGTCGCGTCGTCAAGGGTGTCAATTTCCTCGAGTTGCGCGATGCCGGCGACCCGATTGAAATCGCGCGTCGCTATGACGAGCAGGGTGCCGACGAGATTACCTTCCTCGACATTACCGCGACTTCGGATGGGCGCGACCTGATCCTCGATATTATCGAAGCGGTCGCTTCACAAGTGTTTATCCCATTGACGGTGGGCGGCGGTGTGCGTGCGGTCGACGATGTAAGGCGTTTGCTGAATGCAGGTGCGGACAAGGTCGGTATCAACAGTTCCGCCATCAGCAATCCGCAACTGGTATTCGATGCGTCGCAGAAGTACGGCTCGCAATGCATAGTCGTGGCTATCGATGCGAAGAAGGCATCCGATGGCCGCTGGGAAGTGTTCACGCATGGCGGCCGCAAGGCAACCGGCCTGGATGCGGTCGAATGGGCAAAGAAAATGCAAAACCTGGGTGCCGGTGAAATCCTGCTGACCAGCATGGATCGCGACGGCACCAAGATTGGTTTCGACCTGGACCTGACGCGCTCGGTCTCGGATGCGATCAGCATCCCCGTGATTGCGTCCGGCGGCGTCGGTGGCTTGCAGGACCTGGCGGATGGCGTCAAGGTCGGGCGTGCTGATGCGGTGCTGGCGGCGAGTATCTTCCATTACGGCCAGCACACGGTGCAGGAAGCCAAGCGTTTCATGGCAGATCAAGGTATTCCAATGAGGTTGGTATGA